Proteins encoded by one window of Methermicoccus shengliensis DSM 18856:
- a CDS encoding RNA-guided endonuclease InsQ/TnpB family protein: MNNELHKIAKDIVDEAEKHNAIIAIGNLNGVRNNNKGRKVNRKVNSIPFYRLKEYIKYKAMERGIAVIEVPEYNTSKQCSRCGSMNTERPSQGVFICEDCGYQVNAGINGAKN, from the coding sequence GTGAATAATGAGCTACACAAGATAGCCAAAGATATAGTTGATGAAGCAGAGAAGCACAACGCAATAATCGCCATAGGTAATCTAAACGGAGTCAGAAACAACAACAAAGGAAGAAAGGTGAACAGAAAGGTTAATTCGATACCCTTCTACCGCTTAAAGGAATACATCAAATACAAAGCAATGGAAAGAGGAATTGCAGTAATAGAAGTTCCAGAGTACAACACTTCAAAGCAATGCTCCCGTTGTGGTTCAATGAACACGGAAAGACCTTCTCAGGGAGTTTTCATCTGCGAGGATTGCGGCTATCAGGTAAATGCCGGTATTAACGGAGCTAAAAATTGA
- the hisC gene encoding histidinol-phosphate transaminase, producing the protein MTPPPPPKPQVGSIAPYVAGKSIEEIAAAYGLVPESIAKLASNENPYGPSPEVVEAIKRVASTVHMYPSQSMHGLRKRMAEYVGTEPERVLPTPGMDGLIEYVLRAFVCDGDEVIITSPTFSYYEIASLACGARVVHVPRKHFEVCAHDVLERASERTKVVFVCSPNNPTGNTVPLDVVEELADSLRAIVFVDEAYVEFSSCSLLGELLDYDNVVIGRTLSKAFGLAGLRVGYGVLPSCLMEPCQRVATPFALSSVAQAAAEGALADIEYMRECVSRIRRDRELLYDIPFKTYPSEANFVLVDVAPFTAAEVCERLLKKGIIVRDCTGFYGMGKSYVRISVGTREQTKRVVEAMKEIHSEL; encoded by the coding sequence ATGACTCCCCCACCCCCTCCCAAGCCACAGGTGGGTAGCATAGCACCATATGTGGCTGGAAAGAGCATAGAGGAGATAGCTGCTGCATATGGGCTCGTCCCAGAGAGCATCGCAAAGCTGGCGTCAAACGAGAATCCCTATGGCCCCTCTCCAGAGGTGGTGGAGGCAATAAAGCGTGTGGCCTCTACCGTGCATATGTACCCCAGCCAGTCCATGCATGGCTTGAGGAAACGGATGGCAGAGTACGTGGGCACAGAGCCAGAGAGGGTGCTGCCCACCCCCGGCATGGACGGGCTAATAGAGTATGTGCTGAGAGCGTTCGTGTGCGATGGAGACGAGGTGATAATCACCTCACCCACCTTTTCGTACTACGAGATTGCCTCCCTCGCCTGTGGGGCAAGGGTCGTGCACGTACCAAGGAAGCACTTTGAGGTGTGCGCCCATGATGTGCTCGAGCGTGCATCAGAGCGCACGAAGGTCGTGTTCGTGTGCTCACCCAACAACCCCACCGGGAACACCGTGCCCCTCGATGTGGTGGAGGAGCTGGCAGACTCCCTAAGGGCAATCGTTTTCGTGGACGAGGCGTATGTGGAGTTCTCGTCGTGCAGCCTCCTCGGTGAGCTGCTGGACTACGATAACGTGGTCATTGGCCGAACGCTCTCCAAGGCGTTTGGGCTTGCGGGCTTGCGGGTGGGCTATGGCGTGCTCCCTTCCTGTCTCATGGAGCCCTGCCAGAGGGTTGCCACGCCGTTCGCCCTCTCCTCTGTGGCGCAGGCAGCAGCCGAGGGGGCACTTGCGGACATCGAATACATGAGAGAGTGTGTGTCGCGGATAAGGCGGGACAGGGAGCTGCTCTATGACATTCCGTTCAAAACGTACCCCTCAGAGGCAAACTTCGTGCTCGTGGACGTTGCTCCCTTTACCGCTGCAGAGGTGTGCGAGAGGCTGCTAAAGAAGGGCATCATCGTGAGAGACTGCACCGGCTTTTATGGAATGGGCAAGTCCTATGTGCGCATCAGTGTGGGTACGAGGGAGCAGACCAAAAGAGTGGTGGAGGCGATGAAGGAGATTCACTCCGAGCTATAA
- a CDS encoding CooT family nickel-binding protein: MCELSVYLKKGGEQKLVAENIIRIVQKDDGVEMYGVLGDVHTSEGRLIEVDITKESAYLIG; this comes from the coding sequence GTGTGTGAGCTTTCCGTGTACCTCAAGAAAGGTGGTGAGCAAAAGCTGGTGGCAGAGAACATCATCCGCATCGTCCAAAAGGACGATGGCGTGGAGATGTACGGAGTTCTGGGAGATGTCCACACCTCTGAAGGAAGGCTAATCGAGGTGGACATCACCAAGGAGAGTGCATACCTGATTGGGTGA
- the guaA gene encoding glutamine-hydrolyzing GMP synthase, whose amino-acid sequence MVKVDRFIEKAIENIRRQVDGKALLALSGGVDSSVCLVLARRAIGDLLIPVYIDTGLMREGETERIVEIFGDAGLRVVHAEEQFLEGLRGITDPEEKRRAFGEVYLRVLEDVAREEEVEYLIQGTIYPDFIESLGGIKSHHNVKGLPDVYEFKAIIEPIRDLYKDEVREVARALGLPPEICERMPFPGPGLSVRILGEVTREKVEIARRANRIVEEELLEKFRPWQTYAALVGKGTGVKGDVRAYGWIVAVRAVESRDGMTAQPLEIPHEVLMRLASRLTSEIPEVTHVMYDLTPKPPATIELE is encoded by the coding sequence ATGGTAAAAGTAGACAGGTTCATAGAGAAGGCCATAGAGAACATAAGAAGACAGGTGGATGGAAAGGCCCTGCTGGCACTTTCTGGTGGAGTGGATAGCTCTGTATGCCTCGTGCTAGCGAGAAGGGCAATCGGAGACTTGCTCATCCCCGTGTACATAGACACGGGTCTCATGCGAGAGGGCGAGACCGAGAGGATTGTGGAAATTTTTGGCGATGCGGGGCTCAGGGTGGTACATGCGGAGGAGCAGTTTCTCGAGGGGCTAAGGGGCATCACTGACCCAGAGGAGAAGCGAAGGGCATTTGGCGAGGTGTACCTCAGGGTGCTCGAGGATGTTGCCCGCGAGGAAGAAGTAGAGTACCTCATTCAGGGCACGATATATCCCGATTTTATAGAGTCGCTCGGGGGCATCAAGTCCCACCACAACGTCAAGGGGCTTCCAGATGTGTACGAGTTCAAGGCAATCATAGAGCCCATCCGAGACCTGTACAAGGACGAGGTCAGAGAGGTGGCAAGGGCTCTGGGCCTGCCTCCCGAGATTTGCGAGAGGATGCCGTTTCCAGGTCCAGGTCTGTCGGTGCGCATCCTCGGAGAGGTCACCCGTGAGAAGGTGGAGATTGCAAGAAGGGCGAACAGAATCGTGGAGGAGGAGCTGCTGGAAAAGTTCAGACCATGGCAGACGTACGCAGCCCTCGTGGGCAAGGGAACGGGTGTGAAAGGGGACGTTAGGGCATATGGCTGGATTGTGGCTGTGCGGGCAGTGGAGTCGAGAGATGGCATGACTGCCCAGCCTCTCGAGATTCCCCACGAGGTGCTGATGAGGCTCGCATCGAGGCTCACCAGTGAGATACCAGAGGTGACCCACGTAATGTATGACCTCACGCCCAAGCCCCCGGCCACCATAGAGCTGGAGTAG
- a CDS encoding MarR family transcriptional regulator, which translates to MQRGELKKDVSREQIERLPPSAKLVYKVLEYSGPLTQKEIAKETYLPARTVRYALDRLKSEDMLIEKFYFKDARQSLYELKQQHIPPKARTRGMDDTSFPVAQPL; encoded by the coding sequence ATGCAGAGAGGAGAACTCAAGAAGGATGTGAGCAGAGAGCAGATTGAGAGGCTGCCCCCGAGCGCCAAGCTGGTGTACAAGGTGCTCGAATACTCTGGGCCACTGACGCAGAAGGAGATTGCAAAGGAGACATATCTGCCAGCAAGAACGGTGAGGTATGCCCTCGACAGACTCAAGAGCGAGGATATGCTCATCGAGAAGTTCTATTTCAAGGATGCAAGACAGAGCCTCTACGAGCTCAAGCAACAGCACATCCCTCCCAAAGCCAGAACAAGAGGGATGGATGATACCTCTTTTCCAGTAGCACAACCATTATAA
- a CDS encoding fibrillarin-like rRNA/tRNA 2'-O-methyltransferase, with the protein MRQTKLQVLLKRRPVEVPADARVLYLGAGSGANIGVMRSLLPHSVIYAVEVAPLPMSRLLKAFANDEMVIPIYADARHPERYACIVDKVDMLYQDVAQPNQAEIAVKNAQYFLDEGMLLMMCKLKSISSTLPKKRIIEEEGSILQRAFEVLDVVSLSPAFKEHVCFVARRVRT; encoded by the coding sequence ATGAGGCAGACGAAGTTACAGGTGCTGCTAAAAAGGCGACCCGTGGAGGTGCCAGCCGATGCCAGAGTGCTCTACCTCGGGGCGGGCTCGGGCGCCAACATCGGCGTGATGCGCTCCCTGCTACCACACTCGGTGATATATGCAGTGGAGGTTGCTCCTCTTCCCATGAGCAGGCTCCTGAAGGCATTTGCCAACGACGAGATGGTGATACCCATATATGCAGATGCACGCCATCCAGAGCGCTACGCCTGCATCGTGGACAAGGTGGACATGCTCTATCAGGACGTGGCTCAGCCCAATCAGGCAGAAATCGCCGTGAAAAATGCACAGTACTTTCTCGACGAGGGTATGCTGCTCATGATGTGCAAGCTCAAGAGCATAAGCAGCACGCTGCCAAAGAAAAGAATAATAGAGGAGGAGGGCAGCATACTGCAGCGGGCGTTTGAGGTGCTCGATGTGGTGTCCCTCTCACCAGCATTCAAGGAGCATGTGTGCTTTGTGGCACGGAGGGTGAGGACATGA
- a CDS encoding methionine adenosyltransferase, with protein sequence MLMKNIEVEAIHQVPMEEQKIEIVERKGIGHPDSIADGIAEAMSRALCKEYKKRFGVILHHNTDETQIVAGRSLPAFGGGEVISPIYILLVGRATNEFDGHAIPTNRVVVRAARDYLHENFPNLLDEYVIIDCRLGVGSSDLRDVFNRKHNAPLANDTSFGVAHAPLSETESLVYHTERFLIEKLRKRLPAIGEDIKVMGLRREDRISLTVACAMIDKYVEDIDHYVQIKEQIRDEIEGIVPMYTQREVDVFVNTADDIDKGSCYLTVTGTSAEMGDDGSVGRGNRCNGLITPFRPMSMEATSGKNPLNHVGKLYNLLSREIANEIAAEVEGVKEVYVRVLSQIGKPIDEPLLASVQFIPDGKQHTERIRRQSEEIVDRWLDNIPQITDMVADGKLSTF encoded by the coding sequence ATGCTCATGAAGAACATCGAGGTAGAAGCAATCCATCAGGTGCCCATGGAGGAGCAAAAGATAGAGATTGTGGAGAGAAAGGGGATAGGGCATCCAGACAGCATCGCCGATGGTATAGCAGAGGCGATGAGCAGAGCACTGTGCAAGGAATATAAAAAGCGCTTTGGGGTGATTCTGCATCACAACACCGATGAGACCCAGATAGTGGCTGGACGCTCTTTGCCAGCATTTGGGGGAGGAGAGGTGATTTCACCCATATACATTCTTCTCGTGGGCAGGGCAACAAACGAGTTCGATGGGCACGCCATTCCCACCAACAGGGTGGTGGTCAGGGCAGCGAGGGACTACCTGCACGAAAACTTTCCAAACCTTCTGGATGAGTACGTGATAATAGACTGCAGGCTGGGTGTGGGCTCATCTGACCTGAGGGACGTGTTCAACCGAAAGCACAACGCTCCCCTCGCCAACGACACCTCGTTTGGGGTGGCACACGCACCCCTCTCCGAGACAGAGAGCCTCGTGTACCACACCGAGAGATTCCTGATAGAGAAGCTCAGAAAGCGGCTTCCCGCCATCGGTGAGGACATAAAGGTGATGGGACTGAGAAGGGAGGATAGAATATCCCTCACAGTGGCATGTGCCATGATAGACAAGTATGTGGAGGACATTGACCACTACGTGCAGATAAAGGAGCAGATACGGGACGAGATTGAGGGCATCGTGCCCATGTACACCCAGAGGGAGGTGGACGTGTTCGTAAACACCGCCGATGATATCGACAAGGGGTCGTGCTATCTGACCGTGACGGGCACCTCGGCAGAGATGGGGGACGATGGCTCAGTGGGCAGGGGCAACAGGTGTAATGGACTCATCACGCCCTTTAGACCCATGAGTATGGAGGCAACGAGCGGAAAGAACCCACTGAACCACGTGGGAAAGCTGTACAACCTGCTCTCAAGGGAGATTGCCAACGAGATTGCAGCAGAGGTGGAGGGCGTGAAGGAGGTATATGTGCGGGTGCTCTCTCAGATTGGAAAGCCCATAGACGAGCCCCTCCTCGCCAGCGTCCAGTTCATACCCGATGGAAAACAGCACACAGAGCGCATCAGAAGGCAGAGCGAGGAGATTGTGGACAGATGGCTCGACAACATACCACAAATAACCGACATGGTGGCAGATGGCAAGCTCTCCACATTCTGA
- the purL gene encoding phosphoribosylformylglycinamidine synthase subunit PurL encodes MILPREDFEVITRALGREPNIVEQGCFLNLWSEHCSYRSSASVLSTLPTTGERVLVGPGDDAAVVRLENGWALAIGMESHNHPSYVDPYNGAATGVGGIVRDILSMGARPIALMDPLYFGGLEKPKNVYLFEHVVAGIADYGNCIGVPVVRGEVFFHDSYSGNPLVNVVCIGLVREENITTSVSKRAGDALVLIGSTTGRDGLGGASFASRDLSSCSDEDRPSVQIGDPYTEKLLIEATLEAIQKGLVRACKDLGAAGLTGASTELAAKGGLGLRIYADRVPLREEGLTAYEILIAESQERMVLEVAPENVDEVLSIAERYDLAHAVVGELTEEKRFVVMFRGEVVVDVPIDLLVGGAPMYERESTPRIAVSAERAPEAHDLKEVLLGLLSSPNIASKEWVYRQYDHEVQIRTHTKPGEDAGVLVCPEGFTLALSCGCNPRHVSLSPYDGTALSVLENASNLAVKGAEPIAIVNCLNFADPEDREVYFDFAESVRGLAEAARLLGVPVVGGNVSFYNESEEFDTKVLPTPSIGMVGIVRSRHIPPMHPVEGLELVLVGDTHAELGGSEYCALMGSDGGAAPTMRREYVKNIEAVRRAVEMGLVSAAHDLSLGGLAVGVCKMAAKCGAVVELDEAANGLTPTELLFSESYGRFLLATKEASTLIEELGDVPAWHIGHTGEEDVHISVRGQRVVLHSDELLRADGSLTRLMRV; translated from the coding sequence ATGATTCTTCCCCGAGAGGACTTCGAGGTCATCACGCGGGCGCTGGGCAGGGAGCCCAACATCGTGGAGCAGGGGTGCTTTCTGAACCTGTGGAGCGAGCACTGCTCATACAGGTCGAGTGCCTCGGTGCTCTCCACCCTTCCCACCACTGGCGAGCGTGTGCTCGTGGGGCCCGGTGATGATGCTGCAGTCGTACGACTCGAGAACGGATGGGCGCTTGCCATAGGCATGGAGTCCCACAACCATCCCTCCTATGTTGACCCCTACAACGGTGCGGCAACTGGGGTGGGGGGCATAGTCAGGGACATACTATCCATGGGCGCAAGACCAATTGCCCTGATGGACCCCCTGTACTTTGGAGGGCTGGAAAAGCCCAAGAATGTGTATCTCTTCGAGCACGTGGTGGCTGGCATCGCCGACTATGGCAACTGCATAGGTGTGCCCGTGGTGAGGGGCGAGGTGTTCTTCCACGACAGCTACAGCGGCAATCCCCTCGTGAACGTGGTGTGCATAGGGCTCGTGAGGGAGGAAAACATCACGACCTCTGTGTCCAAGAGGGCGGGGGATGCGCTCGTGCTCATCGGCTCCACCACGGGCAGAGACGGTCTGGGGGGCGCCTCATTTGCCTCGAGAGACCTTTCGAGCTGCTCGGATGAGGACAGACCAAGCGTGCAGATTGGAGACCCATACACCGAAAAGCTGCTGATAGAGGCCACCCTCGAGGCGATTCAGAAGGGGCTCGTCAGGGCGTGCAAGGACCTTGGTGCGGCAGGGCTCACGGGGGCGTCCACTGAGCTTGCCGCCAAGGGCGGTCTTGGCTTGCGCATATATGCGGACAGGGTACCGCTCAGAGAGGAGGGGCTCACCGCATACGAGATTCTCATAGCAGAATCACAGGAGAGAATGGTGCTCGAGGTCGCCCCAGAGAACGTGGACGAGGTGCTCTCAATCGCCGAAAGATATGACCTCGCCCATGCAGTGGTGGGCGAGCTCACCGAGGAGAAGAGATTCGTGGTGATGTTCAGGGGCGAGGTGGTGGTGGATGTGCCCATCGACCTGCTCGTGGGAGGCGCACCCATGTATGAGCGAGAGAGCACCCCACGAATAGCCGTGAGCGCTGAAAGGGCGCCAGAGGCGCACGACCTGAAAGAGGTGCTGCTCGGGCTGCTCTCCAGCCCCAACATCGCCTCAAAGGAGTGGGTGTATCGTCAGTATGACCACGAGGTGCAGATACGAACGCACACCAAGCCCGGGGAAGATGCGGGGGTGCTCGTGTGCCCAGAGGGATTCACGCTGGCGCTCTCCTGCGGGTGCAACCCAAGGCACGTGTCCCTCTCTCCATATGACGGCACCGCCCTGTCCGTGCTGGAGAATGCCTCCAATCTCGCGGTAAAGGGTGCTGAGCCCATAGCAATCGTGAACTGCCTGAACTTTGCAGACCCAGAGGATAGAGAGGTGTACTTCGATTTTGCAGAGAGCGTGAGGGGACTGGCAGAGGCAGCGAGGCTGCTCGGGGTGCCCGTGGTGGGTGGCAACGTGTCGTTCTACAACGAGAGCGAGGAGTTCGACACCAAGGTGCTGCCCACGCCCTCCATCGGCATGGTGGGCATCGTGCGCTCGAGGCACATCCCACCGATGCACCCAGTGGAAGGGCTCGAGCTCGTGCTCGTGGGAGACACCCATGCCGAGCTTGGCGGAAGTGAGTACTGTGCCCTCATGGGCTCCGATGGGGGCGCTGCGCCCACTATGAGAAGGGAGTATGTGAAAAACATCGAGGCAGTGAGAAGGGCCGTGGAAATGGGGCTGGTGAGCGCCGCCCACGACCTCTCCCTTGGTGGCCTTGCGGTGGGAGTGTGCAAGATGGCAGCCAAGTGCGGTGCAGTGGTGGAGCTGGACGAGGCTGCAAATGGGCTCACACCCACCGAGCTGCTGTTCTCGGAGAGCTACGGGAGGTTCCTGCTGGCAACCAAGGAGGCAAGCACCCTAATCGAAGAGCTTGGCGACGTGCCTGCATGGCACATCGGTCACACCGGGGAGGAGGATGTCCACATATCAGTGCGAGGGCAGAGGGTGGTGCTCCATTCGGACGAGCTCCTCCGTGCCGATGGCTCGCTCACACGGCTCATGAGAGTATGA
- a CDS encoding DUF2117 domain-containing protein produces the protein MMRIGVVVHGPEVIYSGFASHVLDVLEGYGEVEARLGGTMGKCALFDVGEHRIDMLSEAPSESVNALSACDVVVLANQAKSMESALAFGYMVAQNSSCDALCQVEPGMCIPWRGRKEGEHIASILSLNIVEPIVEPSTISGVKRQGSTVMRRVNGVRAGESIRVNGIVVGRATSSNVVLVERNGKIVDIVGGVLKRHGVEKLGRVNLENAIVRTGMLRRCVARRRVVSTKGSTIYLIDHDAEHCFELAPRAMGAITVGDDTTTICADILSRFSVPVLGIVDGDLDGSLVDSTICPGSLILRVRKGCDDIVGKLVRRRLFKGGTFISGKCFDEVRAEVLDIADRWIVDAAHM, from the coding sequence ATGATGAGGATAGGGGTGGTGGTTCACGGACCTGAGGTGATATACAGCGGCTTTGCCAGCCATGTGCTCGATGTGCTCGAGGGATACGGAGAGGTGGAGGCAAGGCTCGGTGGCACGATGGGAAAGTGCGCGCTGTTCGATGTGGGCGAGCACAGGATAGATATGCTCAGCGAGGCGCCAAGCGAGTCCGTGAATGCCCTCTCTGCGTGCGATGTGGTGGTGCTCGCAAATCAGGCAAAGAGCATGGAGTCCGCACTCGCATTTGGGTACATGGTGGCCCAAAACTCCAGCTGTGATGCACTCTGTCAGGTGGAGCCCGGGATGTGCATTCCATGGAGGGGAAGAAAGGAGGGAGAGCACATCGCCAGCATACTCTCTCTGAATATCGTGGAGCCCATTGTGGAGCCCTCTACCATATCGGGTGTTAAACGGCAGGGCTCCACTGTGATGAGAAGGGTGAATGGTGTGAGGGCTGGAGAGAGCATACGGGTAAACGGCATCGTGGTGGGAAGGGCAACGAGCAGCAATGTGGTCCTCGTGGAGAGAAACGGAAAGATTGTGGACATAGTGGGAGGTGTGCTAAAGAGGCACGGCGTGGAAAAGCTCGGACGCGTGAACCTCGAGAATGCCATCGTGCGCACGGGCATGCTCAGACGGTGTGTGGCAAGACGCCGCGTGGTGTCCACAAAGGGAAGCACGATATACCTGATAGACCACGATGCAGAGCACTGCTTTGAGCTCGCTCCTCGAGCTATGGGGGCAATAACGGTGGGGGACGACACCACCACGATATGTGCAGACATCCTCTCGAGGTTCTCGGTGCCAGTTTTGGGCATAGTGGACGGCGATCTGGATGGCAGCCTCGTGGACAGCACGATTTGCCCGGGCTCACTCATCTTAAGGGTAAGAAAGGGGTGTGATGATATCGTGGGAAAGCTCGTGAGAAGGCGGCTGTTCAAAGGGGGCACATTCATCTCTGGCAAATGCTTTGACGAGGTGAGGGCAGAGGTGCTCGATATCGCGGATAGATGGATTGTGGATGCTGCTCATATGTAG
- a CDS encoding DUF366 family protein, whose protein sequence is MKVEVLDEVHTYDGSQMRPLWAHSVGVKGSSIVAFRGPMDVKSILDMEDVHTDIRGDCLIHFIVERFAHPPTMWGAYMLQRLLVLILCEVLEGYGIRAVREGDDVYVNGGKLTVCIASASPSSEKVHCGVNITTSGVPEGVLASALSEIVEGWNEERWKEFAIAVCHRFAREMHDIEEDIAKTRPLGGEP, encoded by the coding sequence ATGAAGGTCGAGGTGCTCGATGAGGTGCACACGTATGATGGAAGCCAGATGAGGCCCCTGTGGGCACACTCGGTGGGTGTGAAGGGCAGCTCCATCGTGGCGTTTCGAGGTCCCATGGATGTGAAAAGCATCTTGGACATGGAGGATGTGCACACCGATATCAGGGGAGACTGCCTCATTCACTTCATCGTGGAGAGGTTTGCCCATCCTCCCACCATGTGGGGTGCATACATGCTTCAGCGGCTGCTGGTGCTCATCCTGTGTGAGGTGCTCGAAGGATATGGCATAAGGGCTGTGCGTGAGGGGGACGATGTGTACGTGAACGGGGGCAAGCTCACGGTGTGCATCGCATCGGCATCCCCCTCATCCGAGAAGGTGCACTGCGGGGTGAACATCACGACCAGCGGCGTGCCAGAGGGTGTTTTGGCATCTGCCCTGAGCGAGATTGTGGAGGGATGGAATGAGGAGCGCTGGAAAGAGTTTGCCATCGCAGTGTGCCACAGGTTCGCACGGGAGATGCACGATATAGAGGAGGACATCGCGAAGACGAGGCCGCTGGGAGGCGAACCATGA
- a CDS encoding radical SAM protein: MGAPTMMLRALWQLKVRHRPVILSHTINAKCNLRCAFCPYSRRNGKEMSTEEVKRLLSEARAMGIVVYNVWATEPLLRADLPECLGYAKSLGMSTSMITNGLLLSERIDELVDVVDYLSVSLDGIQSYSELRGADVNVVLDGIRIAREQGMDVLLNCVINERNLHELGELAALAHRLGCLISFEPVAEYEEIPKSTWEELGIRSRERYEQAIDGLMELKRRGLPIMNSYAYLRMIRELKPTFRCRVGELFLHVGLDGEVVSCRERELTLGRVSDGLKRVWQETSQRRREISSTCGGCLSFGYAESSMALDGNLEVMRNYGRYL; encoded by the coding sequence ATGGGCGCTCCCACGATGATGCTAAGGGCCCTGTGGCAGCTCAAGGTAAGGCACAGACCCGTGATACTCTCCCACACGATAAACGCGAAATGTAACCTCAGATGTGCGTTCTGCCCCTACTCGAGGCGGAATGGAAAGGAGATGAGCACAGAGGAGGTCAAGCGGCTGCTCAGCGAGGCTCGGGCAATGGGCATCGTGGTGTATAACGTGTGGGCAACTGAGCCCCTGCTGAGGGCAGACCTTCCCGAGTGTCTTGGATATGCGAAGTCGCTGGGAATGAGCACGTCCATGATTACCAACGGGCTGCTGCTCTCAGAGCGAATAGACGAGCTGGTGGACGTCGTGGACTACCTCTCGGTCTCGCTGGATGGCATTCAGTCCTACAGCGAACTCAGGGGGGCAGATGTGAATGTGGTGCTGGATGGAATACGCATTGCAAGAGAGCAGGGAATGGACGTGCTGCTCAACTGTGTAATCAACGAGCGCAACCTGCATGAGCTTGGAGAGCTGGCAGCGCTCGCCCACAGGCTCGGATGCCTCATATCCTTCGAGCCCGTTGCGGAGTATGAAGAAATACCCAAGAGCACGTGGGAGGAGCTGGGAATACGAAGCAGGGAGCGATACGAGCAGGCGATAGATGGGCTGATGGAGCTAAAGAGAAGGGGACTTCCCATCATGAACTCGTATGCCTATCTCAGAATGATTCGAGAGCTAAAGCCCACATTCCGATGCCGTGTGGGCGAGCTGTTCTTGCACGTGGGGCTCGATGGCGAGGTGGTGAGCTGCAGGGAGAGGGAGCTAACGCTGGGCAGGGTGAGTGACGGGCTGAAGAGGGTGTGGCAAGAGACGAGCCAGAGAAGAAGGGAGATATCGAGCACGTGCGGGGGGTGCCTGTCGTTCGGATATGCCGAGTCGAGCATGGCGCTCGATGGAAATCTCGAGGTGATGCGAAACTACGGGAGGTATCTGTGA
- a CDS encoding TIGR00304 family membrane protein has protein sequence MRTMRTMRTMRAIAWVLLGLIVLALLMVLSGAPGQWGGVVLIGPIPIVLASSPTMAVLTIGMAIVLIVVAMLLMYVSPLRHEMHIPTEEKHAEEPAEEPAEELAEEEPKRRVEGAAVIMIGPIPLVIGSDKRLALIAMGLALALMVVWLIFLLLL, from the coding sequence ATGAGAACCATGAGAACCATGAGAACCATGAGGGCAATTGCGTGGGTGCTTCTCGGGTTGATTGTGCTCGCCCTTCTCATGGTGCTCTCTGGCGCTCCTGGGCAGTGGGGAGGGGTGGTACTCATAGGCCCCATACCCATAGTGCTCGCATCCTCCCCCACCATGGCGGTACTCACCATCGGCATGGCAATCGTGCTCATCGTGGTGGCAATGCTGCTCATGTATGTGAGTCCGCTCCGCCATGAGATGCATATCCCCACGGAAGAGAAGCATGCTGAGGAGCCTGCTGAGGAGCCTGCTGAGGAGCTTGCTGAGGAGGAGCCCAAGAGGAGGGTGGAGGGTGCGGCGGTGATTATGATAGGGCCCATTCCACTGGTGATTGGCTCAGATAAGCGCCTCGCACTCATCGCCATGGGGCTCGCTCTTGCCCTCATGGTGGTGTGGCTCATCTTCTTGCTTCTGCTATGA